The Dreissena polymorpha isolate Duluth1 chromosome 4, UMN_Dpol_1.0, whole genome shotgun sequence region aggtcaaggtcatccttcacaaggtcaaggccatccttcaaggtcaaacgtcaaatagggggacattgtgtttcacaaacgcatcttgtttatttttaataatagtgcaCAAGAAAATTCCATTCCAAGTACAAGAATTATTTGCCAGAAAACGTATTAAAAGCAGAGGTTGAGGTAAATAATAAACAACGATCGATCCGCGGGCTGCCCAAGAATATGGCATTCCATACAACACCCTGCGAGATAGGTTGAATTGTCGAATTGACAGTGATACTTATGGAAAGGAGATGCTGTTCTCATCCGAGGAAGAGTTGGGGTTAGTTGAACATGCAGACAATTCTGCTAGACTAGGCTACGGCTACTCAAACACCAGCTAGCAAAGATTAGCCGGCGAACTTGCATACAAGTTGGGAAAGCGGCCGTCAGATAAGCCGCTCAGCAACTGCTGGCTCTATAGCTTCTTGAAGCGATGGGGTGACAGGGTGTCTTCGCTAAAACCTTCATCCCTCGAGACCACCAGGGCTAAAGCCACCACTCCCGGggcttattttgaaaatttagagAAGGCGGTAGCTCTCCACATGCTCCAAGATAGGCCAGAACTAATATACAACATGGACGAAACAGGTATAAGCCCCGAACACCGACCCCCCAATATTATAGCACCGACAAAGGAAAAGGCCCATGCTGTGACCTCACCACGTTCCGCTACAACAACGGTgattgctgctgctaatgctaatGGAGTTTagtttacacatatttattttagctattGCATGGAAAGCTTCAGCTTATGGAGacactctcaagtccgtttcctgggaagaaccagtgtCTATTGAGAATATAATGAGAACACTCCCTAAGTAAGGATCTAATCCACTAACTCccgatcgcaaggcggacaccatatccactacaccaccgtgaCCTCAGATGTTTGAGAGCAAAGCATGCACACTTTAATGAACAGTAAACATACAAAAACCTTTAAGGGATTGAAATTACACAAAAAGTAATTCATTTACAAACGTTCGtattaattgtttcatttgtatACAATATTCTAATATTCTAAAGGAGTATGTAAAAAATTTGGGTTCTCGGTAAGTCATTGAACATAAAACTTAATAACACCATCTAACATTGCTAATAGATAACTAAAAAAATACGGCGCGTTTTCATCCGCAGGTAAGAGATACAATGAAGAGCTGATGGAAGGTGCGACACCGGGCGCACGGGCTACAATGTCGGATTCCGGATGGTCAACGACAGACGTTTTTAAGGACTACCTTGAAAACCATTTCCTTAAGTACGCAGCCAGAACCGACGAAAACCAGCCAATCCTACTTCTTTTAGACGGCCACACTACTCATACGACACCAGAACTGACCAGATGGGCGAGGTCTAAAAACCTGCACCTGTTTTGCCTACCCGCGCACTCATCCCACTTGCTGCAACCTCTTGATGTCGCTGTCTTTGGGCCATTTAAGAGGTATTATTACAGCGAGTGTGCAAGCTTCATGAAAGAAAATATAGGCAAAGCTGTCACGAGGTATGACATGGCCCGCATTGCATGTAAGGCCTACTTGAAGGCAATGAGCCCATGGAACATTGTTTCGGCCTTCAAGAAAACTGGCGTCGTTCCGTTGAACAAGCACGCCATTTCCGATGTTCAACTCATGCCATGCGAGGCCTTTCGAGATGAGACACCTGTGTTGAAGTGCAGGGCCATCCAGAGCGGAAAACATACGGTGGATGCATATCTAGAACGGAAGCTAACCGTCAACGCAACTTGTTTCTGCTCATGCAACTGCCAGAAGAAAAAGTCGCTGCCTTCCATTAAGGAGCCTGACCCTTCTGGCAAAGAAATCACCAGTGACGAATTTCTCGAAGAAATGGAGGTTTATGCTTCACAGAAGGAAAACCTGCCACCAAGCTCCGTCATGTCTACGGCAGGCACGAAAAAGCAAAAGCAGACACCCGTGGCCTCTCACATAAGCCCGAAACCTAGCACCAGTGTTCTTACAAAAATTCtttactgaacatgtaaacaaatgaccgagGACCCTATTAAAAGACTCggaaatctgtgtgaattgacagtttgacgttatcaaaagccgcttcctgtctgaatgcataacttactcaagtaaacatgTTCAaggaatgcataaggaatggttttaattgtcagaacaaagtcaattcactgctcactaaagcatttattttctcttcgtAGGTAGGTTAATCCATTGATTGCttaaagaaggtggtaactattgtgTTGAGAGTTGCaataaatattcacagttgtgtcctagttgcgtcgacattcaaaacaatgtttaccagtaattatggaccaaatcggcagagtgacattcacacatgttaatcccttttgtcaaaacaacacATAACGCGAAACACTTtatccagttccgtccagatgttctctttaatcagtatacaatacaataactgtttcaataattactatactaaaataccgtaacgataaagatatttgaattgaaattaatttggaggaaatataaaattattcgtgatataattgtgttaaaaaataccaaagaaacttttaaccgaaatcaacagaattcagtgttctctgcactacaaagtttgtatcaaaaaatcaatacacgcacactTTCCACGCATAAACCTTGAACTTGTTCATTGTAGAATATTTTAcacgcgcttttgtcgggaaatatacatgatgactatatatTGGAAGCATTTCTTACcatcgtgttaacattaaaaatcggaagCGTGTTTTGGATTACGaacaattattctcatttggaaattaaatggaacatttTTTCTGgtattatatgtgttatgaattaaaaaataattggtaAAGACGCTTTATGtgtcgtatattcattcatattgtcgaTGTACctgtgaaaaaaaacatatatgaattgtttatacaattatctttatttttataagcaacagtatttaaacaattttaatgacaatgtttttattttttggcatgcccagcaGCACACTTTAAACGCGGTGTTGCGCGGCGGTCGCTGATAacaacggaaattgtctgcatttaccgactaggcttaAGTACATGTAATACACGCCGCAGGTATAGCGAACTCGGCGGATCGCCGCGTTATACCTCGCTTTCAAACTCCGCATAAACACTCGCTAGCAGGAATAAAAACGCTGAGTGAGCGCGATTTTTGGGGAATATGCGTGGAGTGTATTGTCTGAtcagcatgaaacttggtcagatgatttgttccaatgatatcttggatgagtttgaaaatggttccggttggtggaaaaacatggccaccaagggggtgtggcatttttccttatatggctatagttaaaccctgttaacactctagaagccatatttattgtatgatcatcatgaaaatttgtcggaagatttgtccccatgatattttggacaagttcgaaattggttccagttgcttgaaaaacatggccaccagtgggcggggcatttttccttatatggacttatgaatcttcatgaaactttgtcagtaattgtttgtttaaatgatatcttagatgtgtatgaaaatctttctggtctgttgaaaaacgtggctgccagggtgttcactagtcatgaaagttggtaagaacattttgttctaatgacatcttgggctgcacagaacaggtcagtgaATCCTtttaatctcaggtgagcgactttggacctttcaggccctcttgtttcttttgAACTCCTGCTGTTTCCAAGTTAGTAGTCCTTGGACTCATAAACCCTAAGACTCCTGTTTTCAAATCCTAGTGAGACCCCTGGGTAAAACCAATGACTTGGTTTGCTACACTCTCTAAGGTTCAAGTCCAACACTGGATGCCTTTTCCCTTCCatgtttataaacatgatttactaATTAACCAATCATTGCTTTACCCTAAATTTGTATTTTCAGGCATGCCTAAAAAATTTAAAGGGGAGAACTCAAAAGCTGCAGAGGCAAAAGAAAGGAAATCTGCACAGAAAGCAGATGAGGCAGCTAGGAAACAGGCAGCAGAAGAAGACGCCTTCTGGGCAGATGATGATAAGCATATTgtcaaaaaacaacaaaggaagGTTGGTAGATTGTGGTCATTTGGAATGctttttatctcacctgagcTCAACATGCtattggtgagcttttgtgatcgcccttTGTCCGTTGTGAAGCATATTGTCAAAAAACAATAAAGGAAGGTTGGTAGATTGTGGTCATTTGGAATGctttttatctcacctgagcTCAACATGCtattggtgagcttttgtgatcgccctttgtccgttgtgcgttgtctgtcgtcaacatttaccttgttaacactctagaagccacatttattgtccaatcttcatgaacatgGCCAGAAcgttgtcccaatgatatcttagatgagttctaaaatggttcctgttggttgaaaaacatggccaccagggggtggtgCAGatctccttatatggctatagtaaaagcttattgacattctagaagtcacattgatTGTCCAGCCTTCATCAAACtccattttataataatatcaataataggTGGGAAAGATTTCCCTACATgaagaaaccttgtgaacactgtggaagttacaatttttgcccaattattaTGAAATGCACAGaatattttttgtaatgataATCAGCAAAACTTGGAACTGGTGCAGGTccattaaaaggcaattttattGCCACCAGCGGGGTTGGGCGATTCTCTTTATATGGTTATAGTGTGACCGTGTGTCTCAATCTAGAAGATTTATAATTGTCCAATATTAAAAAAACTTgctaaaaacatttgttttaataatatctcaGCCGAGTTTGTTAAGTTATTACAGTAGCTTATCACAACAGTTCAGTTACATATAAAAGTTTAATAGGAGTGTGACTTTGTTTAATAGCATGTCCTGTCTAGTAGTTTACCCATATCATGATTGGAATTGCCTTTAAATACTAGTAtcatgttattaattagttgaactCATATCAGCCATGTTATTGACCTGACAACAGCAGTCCTAGCCTGAGGGTGCTGTCAAAAGTGCCTTTAAAACTGTCTGAAGCCCAATatgaattgaaacaaattcaaaatattatactAATTTTATTAAAGGCTTTTATATATTAAGTATGCATTTAATTTACAGTGTTATTAGCatcaaacacacatttaaatataaattaaacataattttcatcAGCTTGCTGGTCTGGTAAAAAATTCATGCAACTGatatacatgaatataaatttataatattgtttaaaagtggATAACAAGTACTTCTGTGGACTAAGTCATGTATGTTACATGAAATCCAAACTAAGGTTTTTTTCTCTTTCTTGTCTtactttcatcattatttcaactGAATCATTTGTTGTGAAAGTGAATAACACAGCTAACTGGCAAGTTCCGTTTCCTGTCTAGTGTGcattcaattaaattttaatccaaatgATTGATGATTTCAATAAATTCATATCAGTACACAGAATGGACAAATATTTGAAGGGCAATTTATCTGTCATGCTGTGTTACATTGGTTTTTGTTGTCACCATTGGGCTTGACCTATTTATCACTCAATAGACTATTGCCAATACATGAACACTTttcttagctcacctgagcacaatgtgctcagggtgagcttttgtgatcgccttttgtccatcctTCAGCTTGCTGTgtgaacatttgccttgttaacacacaagaggccacatttattgttgatcttcatgaaatttggtcaacagatttgtgccaatgaaatcttgatttttagctcacctgtcacgaagtgacatggtgagcttatgtgtcCGTGTGATGTTCGGCGTctgttgtgcgtgcgtgtgtccgtcaacaatttgtttgtgtagacagtagaggtcacagttttcatccaatctttatgaaatttggtcagaatatataaatgtttatcttggtgaaatctgggttgggattgtatttgggtcatctggggtcaaaaactaggtcactaggtcaaataatataaaaaccttgtgtagacaaaagaggtcacatttttcatccaatcgttatgaaatttggtaagaatgtttatcttgatgaaatctgggttgggattgtatttgggtcatctggggtcaaaaactaggtcactatgtcaaataatagaaaagccttgtttagacaatagaggtcacagttttcatccaatctttatgaactttggtcagaatgtttatcttggtgaaatctgggttgggattgtatttgggtcatctgggggtcaaaaactaggtcaaataatagaaaaaccttgtgcagaCATTAGTGGTTATAGTTTTAATCTgatctgtctgtcattcattgtgtgtcccaaaactttaaccaagcaaaactttaaccttggttaaagttttgcaataactttttcattcTTGAAGATAGCTGCAAATTGATAAttggcatacatgtgtaactCTAGATACCCCAGCAGATCTTATCAGTGGAAGATCTAAGACAATCAGCTAATCTGCATAGTGGTTCCATtacaagttattttaataaaacatctttattaaaatcaaattaatataaatgcagattgaaagaaaaataaattctctttaatatgatataaatttttaTAATCTTTAATTTATATTCGCTGCTTAACAATATTTATTGGATTCAAGTACAATGTCTGTGTCCCATTTCCTTTGTTAACTGCATTTTGGAGTATCTGCGCTGACCCCCGGTTGTTTACAACACATTTGCAACCAGACAAGgttatttgaatattaatgatgttgatatatttatgttCACCACCGAAAAACGTTTCCAATGATATTCGTGAAATTGTGCTATGTTAATTTTACGCGACGAAAAGTAGTCCAAAAGTCTATGAAAGTTTCTTCAAAaagtaatgttatttttttatttcacatagaaaatcacaaaatataagcTCTGATCTTTCTTTTGGTACCAGAATAATAAATCAGAAACAATATTAAGTACGTCGCATTTATCATTAAAAACCACGTGTTGGGGAATTTTCAACAAGGCTAGAGGTCGAAATAGcggcgccatattggaaaatttgaTTAAGCTGATAGCGTGATCGATAACCGTGATTtcttaaaaaattaatttatataaacctAGAAAAACGATAGCAATCAAATGGTAagttactttttattttaattatatcatttttatacgcccgtttttaaaaacgggacgtattatagtttcacccttggcgggcggcgtccacagcagtgtccgctatctaattcaaatagttttcatccgatcttcaccaaacttggtcagaagttgtgtttagacaatatctaggtcatatttgaatatgggtcatgccgggtcaaaaactaggtcacggggtcacttagtgcatttcaaggattaagcatggtgtccgctctctgattgaagtagttttcacccgatcttcagcaaatttggtcagaagttgtgtctagatgaaatgtaggtcaagttcaaataagggtcatgccgggtcaaaaactaagtcacgaggttacttagtgcatttcaagcatttagcatggtgtccactctctaattgaagtagttttcatctgatcttccgctaatttggtcagaagttgtgtctagatgatatgtaggtcaagttcgaatatgagtcatgccgggtcaaaaacgaggtcacgaggtcacatagtacatgtcaagcatttagcatggtgtccgctctctaattgaagtagtttacatctgatcttcaccaaatttagtcagatgttacatctaaatgatatgtaggtaaagttcaaatatgggtcatgctgggtcaataactaggtctcgaagtcacttagtgcatttcaagcattgagcatggtgtccaaaactttcgaacgggcgtatcttgtgacagtttggcccTCTTTTTTATGATGATTTCCCTTTATTCATTACAAAACAGACGATCAAATTTCATTCAGATTGGTCGTGTGGATATTTGTACCGAGTTTCAACAGTCTGCTGTCAAAATGCctctatttattgcatttatgttgCAAAATACGTAAATCTAATGCAAATACACACAACCgaagaattttaatatatttctaaGTATATATTTAATGTCAAATGACCTATAATTGTAATGTTTAATGCGTATGAAATACTTGATTTAATGTGTTTATTTCGAACTCAGTACGTTCGTACCATTGACtggcattgtgtttttgttctCATTAATTGTTTTATAGTTTAATTTGTTGACTCtcgaacgttttttttttattttagaaaatatttatttaaaaacaatcattaatcgttattttaaataatgaataatgccttgttacagttttatttaattgttgttgttttttaatacattcataaTCGGTACTGACTACAGTGTTTTGTATGTTCAAAGTATTTGTAATTGATAATTGCTGGTTAAGGAATTTAGACAAATAATGGTTTACatttaaggatttatttttaacaaatcctagaattttatatttatattacattaaaccacatgagtttgaaattctatccataaagccaatctaatggctaaataataaaaaatatacccctAAATAATATagtctatatattatataggggtatatatttttattatttagccataagataagctttatggatagaatttaaACTCCTGTGATTAAACATTGAAAactaaaactatatttattttagcGCAATTTCATTGTTCTTTTCAGGATCAGCTGAGGATATTACACAATGGCCTTTGTTCCCTGGACCATTCTGTGAACAGCAGAACATCACCAATTGTGATCTGCAGAATGAGACAATTAGCAAATTTAACCATGATTTTGCACTATCAAAAGGACTTGGACTACATTGaatgttaagtttttttatattagtgatgttttgttgtattttgtgatgtctttatttgagaaaaaaagtcgaaaataaaaatatattttttgtgataTTAATGTGTCATTATCTTCATTATAGTTCATACTATGCAAAAACTAAGTAAAGAAATGAAAAgagcatgaaaaaaaaacatatactgCTAAATTTGAACTCTGTATCTTCTTTAGAACAAAAGCTATGTCAATTTCACTGTAATAACATAAGGCGAAGGTGCTGTGATTTAACGCATAACTATGTAGTAATAAGTACCAATATTTTCCAATAAATCGACAAAATTTCCATGACAAAAACTGTCATAACTTCTCTTCTGGTGGggatattttaacaattcaaactgTTTTGGAAAGCTTTTTGAAATATCTATCtagcaaaattaataaaacttatgtatgacaaattttaaaatttaacaggGGTTGCTagtaactcatggagctgcacattttgagtggtgaaaggtcaaggtcaaatatatggcttcaaagcggcgcaatagggggcattgtgtttttgacaaacacatctctcgtTATTCTTGAAAAACAAACCttaaggtcacagttttcatcacgtattaatgaaattttgtcagaatgtattaattaattaaatctggcttgggattgtacactttaactccaatataacgcggatgacggggtccaagccacgccaacagcgttataaacggatccgcgttataagttttgagctcatttattgcaggaggctataaaaacatgtatagtatagcctataatataggtcctgtaggcatgctgtgttgtcatccaaAAATACATGCATATCAACCGAATCTTATCGATAACATTATACATACCGATTTTATAATGTGCACATtaatccgataatccaatatagtTACAAAATcacttaaacaaataattatcttCAACATTTATGACgaaaaatatgtttacgaatttcgtaaacacaACTATATGCCTgcaccatttttcagaagtgtaaagagaacagtgcattatggggcagagctttcattggacaagcaaatttaaatttagattgaatgcaatacgatacatgtacaaattgcgtcatacgccgtcatgcaaaaaacgtgaTTTTCAaggactttctgataccgggcaaaagtaaatctctgttaacaattacactgcgttagcatgtaaataaatcgtttgtatttttttcattaatttctcGTACACGAACTGAATTAAATGactaaatactagaatgataatgaaatgacagaaaaacttgttttatactgagCGCAGTATATTTCAATGCGGCTCCTTTAATATAGaaactgcaatcatatcaaagtaaaaatgtttttatcgttttgaataactttaatttgataattatcccgcttgcacttaccttattgaaataagcacactgaaccgctctgatagggaatacatgcaATAAACACTGACTTGTGAGTTTTCACatctttattgacattacacaacagattaacaccaattagctgtcgagtggcattaaacctctaatcgattaaaatcagttacacAGACGGATAAaacaatcaagctgtgatcgctgctgtctttgaattttctgaaaatacatgaagttgcataacatatatttgaatcagaaatggatggttggagaaaaaacgggatccaagcaccccctgcgttatattggacacagcatTATAAcagaccgcactatattggagttacagtgtatatgggtctgatagaatttaagttgatgtagcaaggttagtcaggtgagcgatttagggccatcttggccctcttgttttctaatatggctatatagggctatagtaagaccttgttaacactctagaggccacatgattcattgtctgatcttcatgaaactttgttccaattatatcttggttccggttggtttaaaaacattgccatcagggggtgtggcatttttccttatatggcttaagtaaaaacttgtttacactctttaagtcacattaatttccaatcttcatgaaacttggtcagattattttttttaaaaggtatcttggatgtgtacgaaaatggttctggtctgttaaacTAATGTGGCCGCCAAGGGGCtgggaatttatccttatatggctatagtaaaaccttgttaaaactctaaaagttacatttatttttcaCTCTTCATAAAAgtaggtcagaacattttttctaatgacATCGTTTATTACATcaggctgcacagaacaggtcagttcctttgtatctcaggtgagtgactttggggcttttcaggccctcttgttttgtatcAATTACTGTAACCACAGGAAATATTCAACAAAGATTAAGCATAAATTAATACCATTACAACAAATCACATAACACAATTCATGTAATAACTTGCATGCTCTCAAATTTAGTGAAATACATATTTCTTATTCAAAACCTCAACAAAAAATTGTTAATGCATAATATAGTTGAAGAAATGCCTACTGTTTCTATCATTGATTACATAATTTACACTTTTTATATGCGCAATTTTCCAATTTAATCacaatttcaattttaaacattaatGTTGTCAATCCGGATAAAATAATTCCATTAACACCAACATTTTCCATTTGCATAAGAACTAATAAATTGAATTTTGAACATTAATTTTTATCATTCGGCTTCTTGCATACAATATGGTGGACTTTGTTTGGGACACTTTTGCTT contains the following coding sequences:
- the LOC127879488 gene encoding uncharacterized protein LOC127879488, encoding MQFMMMYMYTAGMPKKFKGENSKAAEAKERKSAQKADEAARKQAAEEDAFWADDDKHIVKKQQRKDQLRILHNGLCSLDHSVNSRTSPIVICRMRQLANLTMILHYQKDLDYIEC